One window of Triticum dicoccoides isolate Atlit2015 ecotype Zavitan chromosome 5A, WEW_v2.0, whole genome shotgun sequence genomic DNA carries:
- the LOC119299395 gene encoding reticulon-like protein B18 isoform X2, which produces MAAMAMNPTSPAPSAKLRTPPYHHPSPAAEEEPMATPPPKPTGQKPPMPSPLQLSGGYSLHELLLLSPSPTSRHTRSGQRAAAGGGVDSSLEMAGTPPRRRRATPAGASPRNARRARRRLEKEADPEEEAVRKARRRRSSRVASKVATAVAVDKAVAAAAPAPGKEDDMSLALVPAPADATPVTETDALEQSGWESLWERVVELVMWKDVAKSALWFGLGSMFFLSCSFPREITFSPISVFCQLGVMILGLAFFKDSVPQRHPVRERNFQLTEKDVLRAAGAVLPIANSIISTAQVIFSGNPSMTLKVLPVLLFGAKYGSLVTVWRLLATGFFTSFTLPKLYICYSTQIHMIAENLIDRALEAWKSCPRKKFVAGTAVTVCWNLFSVKTRFLAAFISVVILRYNHQTAGLV; this is translated from the exons ATGGCGGCCATGGCCATGAACCCCACCTCGCCGGCCCCATCCGCGAAGCTGCGGACGCCTCCGTACCACCACCCCTCccccgcggcggaggaggagcccaTGGCGACGCCGCCGCCGAAACCGACGGGCCAGAAGCCGCCCATGCCGTCGCCGCTGCAGCTTTCCGGCGGGTACTCGCTCCACGAGCTGCTCCTGCTCTCCCCGTCCCCGACCTCCCGCCACACCCGCTCGGGCCAGCGGGCCGCGGCCGGGGGAGGCGTGGATTCGAGCCTGGAGATGGCGGGGACGCCTCCCAGGCGGCGGCGCGCGACGCCCGCGGGGGCCTCGCCGAGGAACGCGAGGCGGGCGAGGCGGAGGCTGGAGAAGGAGGCCGACCCGGAGGAGGAAGCCGTCAGGAAGGCGCGCCGGAGGAGGTCTTCCAGGGTGGCGTCCAAGGTCGCGACCGCGGTGGCCGTGGacaaggcggtggcggcggcggcgcccgccCCAGGGAAGGAGGACGACATGAGCTTGGCCTTGGTCCCTGCTCCTGCCGATGCCACTCCTG TCACAGAAACTGACGCTCTGGAGCAGTCCGGGTGGGAAAGTCTCTGGGAAAGGGTCGTCGAGCTGGTGATGTGGAAGGACGTGGCGAAATCAGCACTCTGGTTCGGGCTGGGATCCATGTTCTTCTTATCTTGCTCCTTTCCAAGAGAGATCACTTTCAG CCCAATTTCTGTATTTTGTCAGCTGGGCGTTATGATTTTGGGTCTAGCCTTCTTTAAGGATTCTGTGCCACAGAG GCATCCGGTGAGGGAAAGGAACTTCCAATTGACTGAAAAAGATGTGCTTCGTGCTGCCGGAGCTGTGCTGCCGATTGCTAACTCCATCATATCCACGGCACAAGTGATCTTCTCAGGCAACCCATCGATGACTCTCAAA GTATTGCCTGTTCTTCTGTTCGGTGCAAAATATGGTAGTCTGGTTACGGTATGGAGGCTTCTAGCCACAG GTTTCTTCACCAGTTTTACACTCCCAAAGCTTTATATCTGTTATTCAACACAAATTCATATGATAG CTGAAAATTTGATAGACCGGGCTCTAGAAGCATGGAAGTCTTGCCCCCGCAAGAAATTCGTTGCGGGCACGGCAGTGACAGTGTGCTGGAATTTGTTTAGTGTTAAGACTCGCTTCCTGGCAG CCTTCATTTCAGTAGTGATACTGCGGTACAATCATCAGACCGCAGGGCTGGTGTGA
- the LOC119299395 gene encoding reticulon-like protein B18 isoform X1, whose protein sequence is MAAMAMNPTSPAPSAKLRTPPYHHPSPAAEEEPMATPPPKPTGQKPPMPSPLQLSGGYSLHELLLLSPSPTSRHTRSGQRAAAGGGVDSSLEMAGTPPRRRRATPAGASPRNARRARRRLEKEADPEEEAVRKARRRRSSRVASKVATAVAVDKAVAAAAPAPGKEDDMSLALVPAPADATPVTETDALEQSGWESLWERVVELVMWKDVAKSALWFGLGSMFFLSCSFPREITFSPISVFCQLGVMILGLAFFKDSVPQSRHPVRERNFQLTEKDVLRAAGAVLPIANSIISTAQVIFSGNPSMTLKVLPVLLFGAKYGSLVTVWRLLATGFFTSFTLPKLYICYSTQIHMIAENLIDRALEAWKSCPRKKFVAGTAVTVCWNLFSVKTRFLAAFISVVILRYNHQTAGLV, encoded by the exons ATGGCGGCCATGGCCATGAACCCCACCTCGCCGGCCCCATCCGCGAAGCTGCGGACGCCTCCGTACCACCACCCCTCccccgcggcggaggaggagcccaTGGCGACGCCGCCGCCGAAACCGACGGGCCAGAAGCCGCCCATGCCGTCGCCGCTGCAGCTTTCCGGCGGGTACTCGCTCCACGAGCTGCTCCTGCTCTCCCCGTCCCCGACCTCCCGCCACACCCGCTCGGGCCAGCGGGCCGCGGCCGGGGGAGGCGTGGATTCGAGCCTGGAGATGGCGGGGACGCCTCCCAGGCGGCGGCGCGCGACGCCCGCGGGGGCCTCGCCGAGGAACGCGAGGCGGGCGAGGCGGAGGCTGGAGAAGGAGGCCGACCCGGAGGAGGAAGCCGTCAGGAAGGCGCGCCGGAGGAGGTCTTCCAGGGTGGCGTCCAAGGTCGCGACCGCGGTGGCCGTGGacaaggcggtggcggcggcggcgcccgccCCAGGGAAGGAGGACGACATGAGCTTGGCCTTGGTCCCTGCTCCTGCCGATGCCACTCCTG TCACAGAAACTGACGCTCTGGAGCAGTCCGGGTGGGAAAGTCTCTGGGAAAGGGTCGTCGAGCTGGTGATGTGGAAGGACGTGGCGAAATCAGCACTCTGGTTCGGGCTGGGATCCATGTTCTTCTTATCTTGCTCCTTTCCAAGAGAGATCACTTTCAG CCCAATTTCTGTATTTTGTCAGCTGGGCGTTATGATTTTGGGTCTAGCCTTCTTTAAGGATTCTGTGCCACAGAG CAGGCATCCGGTGAGGGAAAGGAACTTCCAATTGACTGAAAAAGATGTGCTTCGTGCTGCCGGAGCTGTGCTGCCGATTGCTAACTCCATCATATCCACGGCACAAGTGATCTTCTCAGGCAACCCATCGATGACTCTCAAA GTATTGCCTGTTCTTCTGTTCGGTGCAAAATATGGTAGTCTGGTTACGGTATGGAGGCTTCTAGCCACAG GTTTCTTCACCAGTTTTACACTCCCAAAGCTTTATATCTGTTATTCAACACAAATTCATATGATAG CTGAAAATTTGATAGACCGGGCTCTAGAAGCATGGAAGTCTTGCCCCCGCAAGAAATTCGTTGCGGGCACGGCAGTGACAGTGTGCTGGAATTTGTTTAGTGTTAAGACTCGCTTCCTGGCAG CCTTCATTTCAGTAGTGATACTGCGGTACAATCATCAGACCGCAGGGCTGGTGTGA